A region of the Mesoterricola sediminis genome:
GATGTTCACGTAGTAGGCCTTGAGCTTGCCGGTCCCGTCCGGGACGCCGAACACCCGGACCTTCGCCCCGGCGGTGAGGGCCGCGGCCCACTGGGTGCTGTCCAGGGTGGTCACCGTGACGGCCATGCCCGCCTGGCGCGTGAAGCGGGTGACGATGGGCTGTTCCTGGGGGGTGGTGGAGAGGGCGACCGTCACCGGCACGGCGGTGGCGGTGCCGAGGCCCCCGCCCATCGTGCCCATGCCGCCCATGACCAGGGTCCCGGCCCGGGGCGTGACCTGCAGGGTTCCAGACGCGTAGGCGGTGGTCACCGTCTGGGCGTAGGGCGAGAGGGCGATGGGCATGAAGACCGTGCCATTGGCGGCCCAGCCCGTGGAGGCCCAGGCCAGGGAGCTCACGGCGTAGGGCCTGAAGGTGTCCCCGTCGGTGTCGACGACGATGCCGGAGTTGGCCTCGCTGAGGAAGGCGGGGACGGAGGTGGAGGCCAGGCCCGGGAAGGTGAAGTCCCAGAAGGAGAAGGAGGGGCCGTAGGCGAGGGTGTGGGTGATGGGGGTGACGAGGTCGCCCACGGCCTTGGCGTAGGTGAAGGAGGAGGAGGAGGCGCCGGTGATGACGCCCTCGAAGACGCCCCGCTGGATGTCGACGCTGGTCGCCACGAGGGGCACCGCGAGCGGATCCGCCACGGTGACCTGCACCTTGAAGAACCGCTCCACGTTGGCCAGGAAGGCGGTGCCGTTGCCGCCGGAGAGGTCGGTGGTGGTGTCGCCGCGCCAGTACCACTTGGTGGCGGCCGTGATGGCGATGGGCTTGGGATCGCCGGCGCTGTCCAGGACGCGGATGACGTTGTTGACGCGGTCGACGCGGGTGATGTGGCCCTCGGGGGTCCACTGGGGCAGGGTGCCCGCGGCGGCGGTGTACCAGACGCGCACGGCCGTGAGGCTCCCGTCGGCCTGGTAGCGCGCGGTCACTTCCACGTTCAGGCCCGCGGTGAGGGAGGCGGGGATGGCCGCCGCCGGGACGGC
Encoded here:
- a CDS encoding DUF4382 domain-containing protein is translated as MNRSLMLPAAAGLGLIALALACGGGSSSLSQPKVTSGAVDFQVTDAPTEDWSNVGVIIRKASLVLASDTAAASPVTIYDGSTDTTPVNLLQADQVDELLSRAKGVPAGTYDRLIVEVDGTPANITLVPAPDNAGTTPAAIPASQIVVRGTSDPVHATWKVLPTIKLETPIVVADGQTTAVAVDFDLAHPVFIVEHDTATGSPVYVVNFGTPGIFRHKAIASLDRCYLRRAIGTVASVAADGGSLVMTTEHGQSLTILADKGSNPTLFYNLDVKPVAAVPAAAIPASLTAGLNVEVTARYQADGSLTAVRVWYTAAAGTLPQWTPEGHITRVDRVNNVIRVLDSAGDPKPIAITAATKWYWRGDTTTDLSGGNGTAFLANVERFFKVQVTVADPLAVPLVATSVDIQRGVFEGVITGASSSSFTYAKAVGDLVTPITHTLAYGPSFSFWDFTFPGLASTSVPAFLSEANSGIVVDTDGDTFRPYAVSSLAWASTGWAANGTVFMPIALSPYAQTVTTAYASGTLQVTPRAGTLVMGGMGTMGGGLGTATAVPVTVALSTTPQEQPIVTRFTRQAGMAVTVTTLDSTQWAAALTAGAKVRVFGVPDGTGKLKAYYVNIYQ